The following proteins come from a genomic window of Pyxidicoccus sp. MSG2:
- a CDS encoding zinc-dependent metalloprotease, translating to MSRSRFPLHRSWLGAASLAVALSTGCGSPPDVPSPEVAETPGDALPISLDSSFVAVPRTVGASQKQQVEQQLQGAVDDSGTSFYLAIRRSELAQRWFMSAYQKQAHPGGVLYDAATSLGTRVVSFKEQNGKLFVLDVADGKAMSDVFDPDLLVEAYPVVTDYGPFNRTRGSDQYVLIDPTAGLNRFGVVGDLLGPRRIPFNVELSFAQRFRTLADGVAFEQVYTGYMDVPDDLAFYFLENNPYRYSGTLSLSLRKYSEGPGFTPTPRPEVDHYFLSDERLIPNTGGYTEQTPVKWNIRPGMKPIRWNITPTVLTLQNDPRYQQYDLVGALKRGIEGWNQVFGFKALEAVVADSTQGFADDDKNFLIFDPDEGMPFAFANMRTNPNTGEIRGASVYLPALWLALADAGYSDDLSGAAPTEGAAPHPSLRMSWAGMAGGSLCDLEVPKAGALSASPTLASLTKKQKVEANLTNVVLHEIGHTLGLRHNFAGSRVYAGGPSMVRSTSVMDYIVEEDTVYGDAPGPYDVEAVRYLYGLSTQEPTLAFCTDQDTIVDPLCNRNDRFDDPLTKWYVPEYHDLMTQLMYSTANLDRLKPLVGLYLNPVLQFVRAGNAQAQVTAYQLAMAQFRPPLQVPAGSPPHYAARADELARRTLARLYLDPEADRSSFKANPPNSSTLLPLVIADLKAILLNVDGVRSYASRRTMVDILKSQQVLASYSALREVRDTLTAQLPSLSGDERLQVEDLVARISEAVSPYYR from the coding sequence ATGTCGAGAAGTCGATTCCCCCTGCATCGCTCGTGGCTGGGCGCGGCCTCCCTGGCCGTGGCGCTGAGCACCGGTTGCGGAAGCCCCCCGGACGTCCCCTCGCCGGAAGTCGCCGAGACGCCCGGCGACGCACTGCCCATCTCGCTGGATTCATCCTTCGTCGCCGTACCCCGGACAGTGGGCGCGTCACAGAAGCAACAGGTGGAGCAGCAGCTCCAGGGCGCGGTGGACGACTCCGGCACCAGCTTCTACCTGGCCATCCGGCGCAGCGAGCTGGCGCAGCGCTGGTTCATGTCCGCGTACCAGAAGCAGGCGCATCCGGGCGGTGTGCTCTACGACGCGGCCACCTCGCTGGGCACGCGCGTGGTGAGCTTCAAGGAGCAGAACGGCAAGCTCTTCGTCCTGGACGTGGCGGACGGCAAGGCGATGAGCGACGTGTTCGACCCGGACCTCCTGGTGGAGGCGTACCCGGTCGTCACCGACTACGGCCCGTTCAACCGCACGCGCGGCTCGGACCAGTACGTGCTCATCGACCCGACGGCGGGCCTCAACCGCTTCGGCGTGGTGGGTGATTTGCTCGGGCCCCGCCGCATCCCGTTCAACGTGGAGCTGAGCTTCGCGCAGCGCTTCCGCACCCTGGCGGACGGCGTCGCCTTCGAGCAGGTCTACACCGGCTACATGGACGTGCCGGACGACCTCGCGTTCTACTTCCTGGAGAACAACCCGTACCGCTACTCCGGCACGCTCTCCCTCTCCCTGCGCAAGTACAGCGAGGGCCCGGGCTTCACGCCCACCCCGCGGCCGGAGGTGGACCACTACTTCCTCAGCGACGAGCGGCTCATCCCCAACACGGGAGGCTACACCGAGCAGACGCCGGTGAAGTGGAACATCCGCCCGGGCATGAAGCCCATCCGGTGGAACATCACCCCCACCGTCCTCACGCTGCAGAACGACCCGCGCTACCAGCAGTACGACCTGGTGGGCGCGTTGAAGCGCGGCATCGAGGGCTGGAACCAGGTGTTCGGCTTCAAGGCGCTGGAGGCCGTCGTCGCGGACAGCACGCAGGGCTTCGCGGACGACGACAAGAACTTCCTCATCTTCGACCCGGATGAGGGGATGCCCTTCGCCTTCGCGAACATGCGCACCAACCCCAACACCGGCGAGATTCGCGGCGCCAGCGTGTACCTGCCCGCGCTGTGGCTGGCCCTGGCGGACGCCGGCTACAGCGACGACCTGAGCGGGGCCGCGCCCACGGAAGGCGCGGCGCCGCACCCGTCCCTGCGCATGTCCTGGGCCGGCATGGCGGGTGGCTCGCTGTGCGACCTGGAGGTGCCGAAGGCGGGCGCACTGTCCGCGTCACCGACGCTCGCCTCGCTGACCAAGAAGCAGAAGGTGGAGGCGAACCTCACCAACGTGGTGCTGCACGAGATTGGCCACACGCTGGGCCTGCGCCACAACTTCGCGGGCTCGCGGGTGTACGCGGGCGGCCCCTCGATGGTGCGCTCCACGTCGGTGATGGACTACATCGTCGAAGAAGACACCGTGTACGGCGACGCACCCGGGCCGTATGACGTGGAGGCGGTGCGCTACCTCTACGGGCTGTCCACGCAGGAGCCCACGCTCGCGTTCTGCACGGACCAGGACACCATCGTGGACCCGCTCTGCAACCGGAACGACCGCTTCGATGACCCGCTCACGAAGTGGTACGTCCCCGAGTACCACGACCTCATGACGCAGCTGATGTACAGCACGGCGAACCTGGACCGGCTGAAGCCCCTGGTCGGCCTCTACCTGAACCCCGTGCTGCAGTTCGTGCGCGCGGGCAATGCGCAGGCTCAGGTCACCGCCTACCAGCTCGCCATGGCCCAGTTCCGGCCCCCGCTCCAGGTGCCCGCGGGTTCGCCCCCGCACTACGCCGCCCGGGCGGATGAGCTGGCGCGGCGCACCCTGGCGCGCCTGTACCTGGACCCGGAGGCGGACCGCAGCTCCTTCAAAGCCAACCCGCCCAACTCGTCCACGCTGCTGCCGCTGGTCATCGCCGACCTGAAGGCCATCCTGCTCAACGTGGACGGCGTGCGCAGCTACGCCTCGCGCCGCACCATGGTGGACATCCTGAAGAGCCAGCAGGTGCTGGCCTCCTACTCGGCGCTGCGCGAGGTGCGGGACACGCTCACCGCGCAGCTCCCGTCGCTGAGCGGTGACGAGCGGCTGCAGGTCGAGGACCTGGTGGCGCGCATCTCCGAGGCCGTCTCGCCGTACTACCGCTGA
- a CDS encoding prolyl oligopeptidase family serine peptidase has product MRRVFIASLLTGLLTAPVALAEEDPFLWLEEVQGTRALEWVRAQNAKTLAVLEKDPRFEPFHAEALTFLTATDRIPTPDFRAGGVDNFWQDASNPHGVWRHTSLDSYASPTPEWHTVLDLDALSRTEGTNWIWKGSDCLPPADQRCLLKLSDGGKDAVSVREFDATAGTFVDGGFRLPEGKQSSEWLDADTLLVGRDWSGGTLTESGYPFVLKRWKRGTPLEEAQEVFRGERTDVQASPLLLRDSEGQLQGVLVNRGVTFFESEFYLLGDAAPTRVPLPRKASYQAFVQGQVVFTIEEDWGRFKQGALLAYPLAALKQDAASARPTLLLQPGPRQSIDGVSATQTRLLVNVYEDVKGALDVYTPVKDRWTRRRLALPKNASVGITATSSAHDRLFVKSQGFLEPTALWLGDASTATVKKVKSLPARFNASTHRVDQYQAVSKDGTRVPYFVVRSKTRKLDGTAPTLVHGYGGFQVSKTPVYQPEVGKLWLERGGAYVVANIRGGGEFGPRWHQSALREHRQRAFDDFAAVLEDLVRRKISSPRRMGIYGRSNGGVLTSVALTQHPELFNAAVIESPLIDMLRYHKLPAGASWVGEYGNPEVPGDAAFIAKYSAYQNLKPGVRYPKPYITTNTKDDRVHPGHARKFAARLEAMGLPYLYFENTDGGHSNDADPLLNARRWALHHVYLAQQLMD; this is encoded by the coding sequence ATGCGCAGGGTGTTCATCGCGTCACTGTTGACCGGGCTGTTGACGGCCCCCGTGGCCCTGGCCGAGGAGGACCCCTTCCTCTGGCTGGAGGAGGTGCAGGGGACCCGTGCCCTGGAGTGGGTGCGTGCGCAGAACGCGAAGACGCTGGCCGTGCTGGAGAAGGACCCGCGCTTCGAGCCCTTCCACGCCGAGGCGCTCACCTTCCTCACCGCCACCGACCGCATCCCCACCCCCGACTTCCGCGCGGGCGGCGTGGACAACTTCTGGCAGGACGCGTCGAACCCGCACGGTGTGTGGCGGCACACCTCGCTCGACAGCTACGCGAGCCCCACTCCCGAGTGGCACACGGTGCTCGACCTGGACGCCCTGTCCAGGACGGAGGGCACGAACTGGATATGGAAGGGCAGTGACTGTCTGCCGCCCGCGGACCAGCGGTGCCTGCTGAAGCTCTCCGATGGCGGCAAGGACGCGGTGTCGGTGCGCGAGTTCGACGCCACTGCCGGGACGTTCGTGGACGGTGGCTTCCGGCTCCCGGAGGGCAAGCAGTCCTCGGAGTGGCTGGACGCGGACACGCTGCTGGTCGGCCGGGACTGGAGCGGCGGCACGCTCACCGAGTCCGGCTACCCCTTCGTACTCAAGCGCTGGAAGCGCGGCACGCCACTGGAGGAGGCACAGGAGGTGTTCCGAGGCGAGCGCACGGACGTGCAGGCCTCGCCCCTGCTGCTGCGGGACTCCGAGGGTCAGTTGCAGGGCGTGCTCGTCAATCGCGGCGTGACGTTCTTCGAGTCCGAGTTCTATCTGCTTGGCGACGCGGCTCCCACGCGCGTGCCCCTGCCGAGGAAGGCGTCGTACCAGGCCTTCGTGCAGGGCCAGGTCGTCTTCACGATTGAAGAGGACTGGGGCCGCTTCAAGCAGGGCGCGCTGCTCGCGTATCCCCTCGCGGCGCTGAAGCAGGACGCCGCGTCGGCGCGTCCCACGCTGCTCTTGCAGCCAGGACCGCGTCAGTCCATCGACGGGGTGTCCGCGACGCAGACCCGGCTGCTGGTCAACGTGTACGAGGACGTGAAGGGCGCGCTGGATGTCTACACGCCCGTGAAGGACCGCTGGACGCGCAGGCGGCTGGCGCTGCCGAAGAACGCGTCCGTCGGCATCACCGCGACGTCGTCGGCGCATGACCGCCTCTTCGTGAAGTCCCAGGGCTTCCTCGAGCCGACCGCGCTGTGGCTGGGGGACGCCTCGACGGCGACGGTGAAGAAGGTGAAGTCACTGCCCGCGCGCTTCAATGCGTCCACGCACCGGGTGGACCAGTACCAGGCGGTGTCGAAGGACGGCACGCGGGTGCCGTACTTCGTGGTGCGCTCGAAGACGCGCAAGCTGGACGGGACGGCGCCCACGCTGGTGCACGGCTACGGCGGCTTCCAGGTGTCGAAGACGCCCGTGTACCAGCCGGAGGTGGGCAAGCTCTGGCTGGAGCGCGGCGGTGCGTACGTCGTCGCCAACATCCGGGGCGGTGGCGAGTTCGGCCCCCGCTGGCACCAGTCCGCGCTGCGCGAGCACCGTCAGCGCGCGTTCGACGACTTCGCGGCGGTGCTGGAGGACCTCGTCCGCAGGAAGATCAGCTCACCGCGCCGCATGGGCATCTACGGGCGCTCCAACGGCGGCGTCCTCACCAGCGTGGCGCTGACGCAGCATCCCGAGTTGTTCAACGCGGCCGTCATCGAGAGCCCGCTCATCGACATGTTGCGCTACCACAAGCTGCCGGCTGGCGCGTCGTGGGTGGGCGAGTACGGCAACCCCGAGGTGCCCGGGGACGCCGCGTTCATCGCGAAGTATTCCGCCTACCAGAACCTGAAGCCGGGCGTGCGCTACCCCAAGCCCTACATCACCACCAACACCAAGGACGACCGCGTCCACCCAGGCCATGCGCGCAAGTTCGCGGCACGGCTGGAGGCCATGGGGCTGCCGTACCTCTACTTCGAGAACACCGACGGCGGTCATTCCAACGACGCGGACCCGCTGCTCAACGCGCGCCGCTGGGCGCTGCACCACGTGTACCTCGCGCAGCAGTTGATGGACTGA